The Eurosta solidaginis isolate ZX-2024a chromosome 4, ASM4086904v1, whole genome shotgun sequence genome includes a window with the following:
- the LOC137249368 gene encoding transmembrane protein 242: protein MTEPEKNLELAAKHSKYRMQAAAFLGLVGGVSALFGFSKALGKAKESQSKILEKSGREASLLLEEGSALALRALGWGTLYAVLGTGAFCYGVWKLSGAQNMEEFRTKMGSGLPRITKDTPPTSRTDFETLTDLMKYLASGCRE, encoded by the exons ATGACTGAAcctgaaaaaaatttggaattggCAGCAAAACATTCTAAATACAGAATGCAAG CGGCTGCATTCCTCGGTTTAGTGGGTGGAGTATCTGCACTCTTTGGGTTTTCAAAAGCACTTGGAAAGGCAAAAGAATCgcaaagcaaaattttagaaaaaagtggaCGTGAAGCATCTCTTTTACTCGAAGAAGGCTCTGCACTAGCCTTACGCGCATTAGGATGGGGTACTTTATATGCAGTTCTAGGTACGGGTGCGTTCTGCTATGGTGTTTGGAAACTATCAGGCGCTCAAAAT ATGGAGGAGTTTCGTACGAAAATGGGAAGCGGCTTGCCGAGAATTACGAAAGACACACCACCGACTAGTCGTACAGATTTTGAAACGCTTACAGACCTAATGAAATACTTAGCGTCGGGGTGTagggaataa
- the LOC137249367 gene encoding uncharacterized protein has product MCYGTNLRADKIFISNQLICQSKEAAFSNPFSVSCNYIHFFTNTIMEEIVITDTEAETTVELEESMFNKKVTNATRSIFNLTLNDGLEEKESHEVKSYEERLREEIKQWGSLWRESLQKLKDFKTKPHPQVDASILSAENRAYLKKAPDLRRFIRESIDFRQKAYIFLEKDYPDFQDVQQNLINACDYRICVSQTALINKNLANNDL; this is encoded by the exons ATGTGTTATGGAACAAACCTGAGAGCAGATAAAATATTTATCTCGAACCAGCTGATTTGTCAATCAAAAGAAGCGGCCTTTTCGAATCCCTTCAGTGTTTCTTGCAATTATATTCACTTTTTCACTAATACAATAATGGAAGAAATAGTTATAACTGATACTGAAGCGGAGACAACTGTGGAGCTGGAAGAATCaatgtttaataaaaaagtaACTAACGCTACCAGAAGCATTTTTAACTTGACATTGAACGACG GTTTGGAAGAAAAAGAAAGTCACGAAGTGAAAAG TTACGAGGAGCGTCTACGAGAGGAAATCAAACAATGGGGTAGTCTTTGGCGTGAATCTCTCCAAAAACTGAAAGACTTCAAAACAAAGCCACATCCACAAGTTGACGCGtctatattgtcggcagaaaaccGAGCATATTTGAAAAAAGCGCCTGACCTCCGGAGATTTATACGTGAATCCATTGATTTTCGCCAGAAGGCTTATATCTTTTTAGAAAAAGACTATCCTGATTTTCAAGATGTTCAACAAAATCTTATTAATGCATGCGATTATCGTATATGCGTTAGCCAAACAgcactaataaataaaaatttggcaaACAATGACCTTTAA